CAGCCTCTAGAACAGCTGGATTTTTTCCAAATTGTTGATCATTTTTTTCGATCAGAGCCATTAAGGCAATTTATGAATGAGTTTGATTCTATGTTTGAGGGAGCTTTTCCGCATAATGCTATCCACGTAAACACTTATGAAACAGACAATAAATGTGTTATTGATTTAAAAATTCCTCCTGTCAAAAAGGAACAGATAAAACTTGAGCTTTATGATCAATATTTAACAATTTCTGTTACAAATCGTGAGGAAATTAAAGAATATAATGAACATGCTTCAACATTTAGAAATTATACATCGTTAGATAGCCTGTCAAAAACGATTCTCCTACCATATCCTGTTAAAGAACATGAAATAAAAACTACCTATAAAAATGGTTCATTACTTGTTACAATTCCTAAGAAAACAAAGCAAATTTTAATAGAAGATGATACAAAATAATTCATGAGTTAAGGTCTTTATGACCTTAACTATTTTTGTGTGATTTACTTCCATACTTTGGATTCTCTTCAGGTGTAGGATCCTTTGCTAAATCCTTTGCTGATGCAGTCACTTCCGCTTTACTTCCACTTTTATTTTGCTTCACCTTTATCACCTCTCTTTTATAATGACTTAATTTTCAAAAGTTTACCCAAAGAAAAACCAAAAATTTACGAGAAATTATTACGATTGATTAGAAACAATAAGAGTGGAGGTGTTTATAAATGACGAAACAAAATCAACAACTACCTGATTTTAAAGAGTTAAATGATCGCATTATCGCCGAAGCATCGTCTTCTCCTTCCATTGTCATTAAAACTAATTTAGATCAAGAGGATGTGTCAATGGACAATCCATATTCAAATAAGAACACAGGTAACTCTGAAGAATTTAAAAACTTTTTTAAGGAATGATGAAAATGGATTTTACTTTAGGATATTTGCGAGAAGCTTTATCGAACTATGACAGAAGTTCAGTATGTCATAGAATTTATCAAAAGTTGGAAAAAGGTTCGTATGAGAGTGAAAAGGACTTCGTATTAACACTTGAAGATGATGAAGTTCAATTTCTAAATAACATCTTACCTGATGAAATAAAATATGCCTTTGACGAACAAGACTTTATACGCGGAAATCAATTAAACGAGGTTTATGAACAGTTAATATAGAAGATCACTGGAGGTTCTTATGAACAGAAACAGCAATCATTATATCAACATTAAATTCCAAACAGGTGCCATTGACCGTGAAGGCGTAAATGGTTGCCAAGTTGAAGATGTTATTAGTGTTCTTGTTGACAAGCTTAAATCTCATCAAAATGGTGAATTTGCTTGTCCTGAAAACTCGATAGCCATCTCAAATCTTCAAACAGCAAATTATGCATTAATAGTAAGAAAAGAAAGACTGGAAAATAACCATGGAGAAACTGAAATCCATGAAACCTTTTAACACAAAAAAATATTCTAATACAGATGTTGAAGAGGTCAAGCGTCTAAATGCTCAATCGGCTTATCATATAATGAAGTAAAGCAGTT
This Metabacillus endolithicus DNA region includes the following protein-coding sequences:
- a CDS encoding Hsp20/alpha crystallin family protein; the encoded protein is MRKKNELNRNNKNEQPLEQLDFFQIVDHFFRSEPLRQFMNEFDSMFEGAFPHNAIHVNTYETDNKCVIDLKIPPVKKEQIKLELYDQYLTISVTNREEIKEYNEHASTFRNYTSLDSLSKTILLPYPVKEHEIKTTYKNGSLLVTIPKKTKQILIEDDTK
- a CDS encoding sigma-G-dependent sporulation-specific acid-soluble spore protein CsgA, with the protein product MDFTLGYLREALSNYDRSSVCHRIYQKLEKGSYESEKDFVLTLEDDEVQFLNNILPDEIKYAFDEQDFIRGNQLNEVYEQLI